The proteins below come from a single Cylindrospermopsis raciborskii Cr2010 genomic window:
- a CDS encoding DUF2442 domain-containing protein, whose translation MNSQIKTPWLKAIKVVPLDGFRLQVIFENGQEMRLSLEKLIQTRERYWRLKSPRYFRQAQIDTLGGICWPEGEDLAPDGLERYLIIDTTNSHIP comes from the coding sequence ATGAACTCTCAGATTAAAACTCCCTGGCTAAAAGCGATAAAGGTAGTTCCTTTGGATGGTTTTCGTTTGCAGGTCATCTTTGAAAATGGGCAAGAGATGAGGCTTTCCCTGGAAAAATTAATTCAAACCCGAGAGCGTTACTGGCGTCTAAAGAGTCCTCGTTATTTTCGTCAGGCTCAGATAGATACACTAGGGGGGATTTGCTGGCCTGAAGGGGAAGATTTGGCACCGGATGGATTGGAACGGTATCTGATAATAGATACAACAAACTCACATATACCATAA
- a CDS encoding DUF4351 domain-containing protein, with protein sequence MVKKSDIGGKRLIGLSPQAWGRWVTGDKTIKVQEIINSELQWIERESDVLLKAHSPECGDFILLNELQLRHDAKMPRRMRAYAALVEEKYGLLVYPVVVNILQPGPTEIIRNRYESEIMGCRAYQDYRVINLWEIEAETVFEQNLSSLLPFVPILKGGNSEVNLRQALLNLRKNQVLGDLEPLLSFFASFVFDIPLVQQMMRWDMTVLRESPWYNEILKEGLQKGLQEGELRGEQRGRQEGQRKIILLLLNHKFDGIESPVVERINRLSLEQLEAMGESLLDFRQISDLEAWLKDAEKSNDLKPQVDIQNGNQLDV encoded by the coding sequence ATGGTAAAAAAATCAGATATTGGCGGTAAACGTTTAATTGGACTTAGTCCACAAGCTTGGGGGCGTTGGGTCACGGGGGATAAAACGATCAAAGTTCAGGAAATTATTAACAGTGAACTTCAATGGATCGAGCGGGAAAGTGATGTTTTGCTCAAGGCCCATAGTCCTGAGTGTGGCGATTTTATTCTACTGAATGAGCTACAACTGCGCCATGATGCTAAGATGCCCCGAAGAATGCGAGCTTATGCTGCTCTAGTAGAGGAAAAGTATGGGCTACTAGTCTATCCAGTGGTCGTCAATATTCTTCAACCTGGGCCGACGGAGATAATTCGCAACCGTTATGAGTCCGAAATTATGGGTTGTAGGGCCTATCAGGACTATCGGGTGATTAATTTGTGGGAGATTGAGGCGGAGACGGTGTTTGAGCAAAATCTGTCTTCCTTGCTACCGTTTGTCCCAATTTTGAAGGGGGGTAATAGTGAGGTAAATCTGCGTCAGGCTCTACTCAATCTTCGCAAGAATCAAGTGTTGGGGGATTTGGAGCCGTTGTTGTCTTTTTTTGCTAGCTTTGTATTTGATATCCCTTTAGTACAACAAATGATGAGGTGGGACATGACGGTATTACGTGAATCGCCCTGGTACAACGAAATTCTTAAGGAAGGTCTTCAGAAAGGTCTTCAGGAAGGCGAACTTCGAGGAGAACAACGTGGAAGACAAGAAGGACAGCGAAAGATAATATTACTGTTGCTGAATCACAAGTTTGATGGAATCGAGTCACCTGTGGTGGAAAGGATAAACAGACTATCACTAGAGCAATTAGAAGCAATGGGTGAATCTTTACTGGATTTTAGACAGATTTCTGATTTAGAAGCGTGGTTAAAAGACGCAGAAAAATCCAATGATCTAAAACCACAAGTTGATATCCAAAATGGCAATCAACTGGATGTGTAA
- a CDS encoding DUF4351 domain-containing protein — protein MSEQRVGQIRQLSVPQLEALAESLLDFRQISDLEAWLKDAEKSNDLRR, from the coding sequence TTGTCGGAGCAACGGGTGGGACAGATCCGGCAATTGTCAGTACCTCAATTAGAAGCACTGGCTGAATCTTTACTGGACTTTAGACAGATTTCTGATTTAGAAGCATGGTTAAAAGACGCAGAAAAATCCAATGATCTGAGGAGATAG
- a CDS encoding DegT/DnrJ/EryC1/StrS family aminotransferase, producing MEKLEQNFLCGLKAVLGEPNPFVPLHEPEFMGNEWELVKNCLDSTFVSSVGKYVDRFEVMLAEYTGAKYAVAVVNGTAALHIALLLAGVRPVL from the coding sequence GTGGAAAAACTGGAACAGAATTTTTTATGCGGGCTAAAAGCTGTATTGGGAGAGCCGAATCCTTTTGTGCCACTCCATGAGCCTGAGTTTATGGGTAATGAGTGGGAATTGGTCAAAAATTGCCTTGATTCCACCTTTGTTTCGTCTGTTGGTAAATACGTTGATCGCTTTGAGGTCATGCTGGCGGAATATACAGGAGCAAAATATGCTGTAGCGGTAGTAAATGGCACTGCTGCTCTGCATATCGCTTTGTTATTGGCAGGGGTTAGACCGGTGCTTTGA
- a CDS encoding Rpn family recombination-promoting nuclease/putative transposase, which translates to MVKKSDIGGKRLIGLSPQAWGRWVTGDKTIKVQEIINSELQWIERESDVLLKAHSPECGDFILLNELQLRHDAKMPRRMRAYAALVEEKYGLLVYPVVVNILQPGPTEIIRNRYESEIMGCRAYQDYRVINLWEIEAETVFEQNLSSLLPFVPILKGGNSEVNLRQALLNLRKNQVLGDLEPLLSFFASFVFDIPLVQQMMRWDMTVLRESPWYNEILKEGLQEGLQKGLQEGRQEGLQEGRQEGRQEGRQEGRQEGQRKIILLLLNHKFDGIESPVVERINRLSLEQLEAMGESLLDFRQISDLEAWLKDAEKSNDLKPQVDIQNGNQLDV; encoded by the coding sequence ATGGTAAAAAAATCAGATATTGGCGGTAAACGTTTAATTGGACTTAGTCCACAAGCTTGGGGGCGTTGGGTCACGGGGGATAAAACGATCAAAGTTCAGGAAATTATTAACAGTGAACTTCAATGGATCGAGCGGGAAAGTGATGTTTTGCTCAAGGCCCATAGTCCTGAGTGTGGCGATTTTATTCTACTGAATGAGCTACAACTGCGCCATGATGCTAAGATGCCCCGAAGAATGCGAGCTTATGCTGCTCTAGTAGAGGAAAAGTATGGGCTACTAGTCTATCCAGTGGTCGTCAATATTCTTCAACCTGGGCCGACGGAGATAATTCGCAACCGTTATGAGTCCGAAATTATGGGTTGTAGGGCCTATCAGGACTATCGGGTGATTAATTTGTGGGAGATTGAGGCGGAGACGGTGTTTGAGCAAAATCTGTCTTCCTTGCTACCGTTTGTCCCAATTTTGAAGGGGGGTAATAGTGAGGTAAATCTGCGTCAGGCTCTACTCAATCTTCGCAAGAATCAAGTGTTGGGGGATTTGGAGCCGTTGTTGTCTTTTTTTGCTAGCTTTGTATTTGATATCCCTTTAGTACAACAAATGATGAGGTGGGACATGACGGTATTACGTGAATCGCCCTGGTACAACGAAATTCTTAAGGAAGGTCTTCAGGAAGGTCTTCAGAAAGGTCTTCAGGAAGGAAGACAAGAAGGTCTTCAGGAAGGAAGACAAGAAGGAAGACAAGAAGGAAGACAAGAAGGAAGACAAGAAGGACAGCGAAAGATAATATTACTGTTGCTGAATCACAAGTTTGATGGAATCGAGTCACCTGTGGTGGAAAGGATAAACAGACTATCACTAGAGCAATTAGAAGCAATGGGTGAATCTTTACTGGATTTTAGACAGATTTCTGATTTAGAAGCGTGGTTAAAAGACGCAGAAAAATCCAATGATCTAAAACCACAAGTTGATATCCAAAATGGCAATCAACTGGATGTGTAA
- a CDS encoding Rpn family recombination-promoting nuclease/putative transposase — MVKKSDIGGKRLIGLSPQAWGRWVTGDKTIKVQEIINSELQWIERESDVLLKAHSPECGDFILLNELQLRHDAKMPRRMRAYAALVEEKYGLLVYPVVVNILQPGPTEIIRSRYESEIMGCRAYQDYRVINLWEIEAETVFEQNLSSLLPFVPILKGGNSEVNLRQALLNLRKNQVLGDLEPLLSFFASFVFDIPLVQQMMRWDMTVLRESPWYNEILKEGLQKGRQEGLQEGLQEGELRGEQRGRQEGLQEGRQEGRQEGRQEGQRKIILLLLNHKFDGIESPVVERINRLSLEQLEAMGESLLDFRQISDLEAWLKDAEKSNDLKPQVDIQNGNQLDV, encoded by the coding sequence ATGGTAAAAAAATCAGATATTGGCGGTAAACGTTTAATTGGACTTAGTCCACAAGCTTGGGGGCGTTGGGTCACGGGGGATAAAACGATCAAAGTTCAGGAAATTATTAACAGTGAACTTCAATGGATCGAGCGGGAAAGTGATGTTTTGCTCAAGGCCCATAGTCCTGAGTGTGGCGATTTTATTCTACTGAATGAGCTACAACTGCGACATGATGCTAAGATGCCCCGACGAATGCGAGCTTATGCTGCTCTAGTAGAGGAAAAGTATGGGCTACTAGTCTATCCAGTGGTCGTCAATATTCTTCAACCTGGGCCGACGGAGATAATTCGCAGCCGTTATGAGTCCGAAATTATGGGTTGTAGGGCCTATCAGGACTATCGGGTGATTAATTTGTGGGAGATTGAGGCGGAGACGGTGTTTGAGCAAAATCTGTCTTCCTTGCTACCGTTTGTCCCAATTTTGAAGGGGGGTAATAGTGAGGTAAATCTGCGTCAGGCTCTACTCAATCTTCGCAAGAATCAAGTGTTGGGGGATTTGGAGCCGTTGTTGTCTTTTTTTGCTAGCTTTGTATTTGATATCCCTTTAGTACAACAAATGATGAGGTGGGACATGACGGTATTACGTGAATCGCCCTGGTACAACGAAATTCTTAAGGAAGGTCTTCAGAAAGGTCGTCAGGAAGGTCTTCAGGAAGGTCTTCAGGAAGGCGAACTTCGAGGAGAACAACGTGGAAGACAAGAAGGTCTTCAGGAAGGAAGACAAGAAGGAAGACAAGAAGGAAGACAAGAAGGACAGCGAAAGATAATATTACTGTTGCTGAATCACAAGTTTGATGGAATCGAGTCACCTGTGGTGGAAAGGATAAACAGACTATCACTAGAGCAATTAGAAGCAATGGGTGAATCTTTACTGGATTTTAGACAGATTTCTGATTTAGAAGCGTGGTTAAAAGACGCAGAAAAATCCAATGATCTAAAACCACAAGTTGATATCCAAAATGGCAATCAACTGGATGTGTAA
- a CDS encoding ABC transporter ATP-binding protein, whose translation MSLPQDLHRLYRLLPSHRRQQLLWLFILMLLTATSEVISLGAVLPFLGALSNANGVLQNPTFQPLWQKLEVSTTFHLVLWLAGTFGMAVILANILRIITLRSQLRFAAAIASELSCEVYRRVLYQPYSFHVRHSSNELIAGITSDISLVSNTILPQTLLLAVNTMIVIALVLSVVIISPGIAIGTAVTLGVSYWILLEVSKHTLANNSHTITSQNRFLIKYLQEGLGGIRDVILERNQGIFVNSYGQVDRPLRLASANNVLISSVPRYVIEPIAMVAICTIAVVMAYQQEQLARVVPILGALALAANRLLPALQGCFGSIASLRGNQVSLQKVLEKLAMPVDMLPIPQGMGKPLNQSLQLRNIWFRYSPSTPWVLRDLCLEIKANTTVGFIGTTGSGKSTTADLILGLLQPEKGEILVDGEPLEGERLANWQRTIAHVPQSIFLSDATIAENIAFGVPLGEIDMERVQEAARLAQIADFIEGREGGYEEIVGERGIRLSGGQRQRIGIARALYKRASVIVLDEATSALDNTTEKEVMAAIEGLSHRLTVILIAHRLSTLEKCDRIFQLDQGQVCQEGDRHGDSPTNSATGGVVGATGGTDPAIVSTSIRSTG comes from the coding sequence ATGTCCCTACCTCAAGACCTCCACCGACTATACCGCCTGCTCCCTTCCCATCGTCGTCAACAACTACTGTGGTTATTTATCCTCATGCTGCTCACTGCTACTAGTGAAGTCATTAGCCTAGGAGCAGTCCTCCCCTTTTTAGGTGCCCTAAGTAACGCCAACGGAGTGCTACAAAATCCCACATTCCAACCCCTTTGGCAGAAATTAGAAGTCTCCACCACCTTTCACCTGGTACTTTGGTTGGCTGGAACCTTTGGTATGGCAGTCATATTAGCCAATATCCTACGCATAATTACTCTCCGCTCCCAATTGAGATTTGCAGCCGCCATAGCCAGTGAACTCAGTTGTGAAGTGTATCGCCGGGTTTTGTATCAACCCTACAGCTTTCATGTTCGCCACAGCAGTAACGAATTAATTGCCGGGATTACAAGTGATATTAGTCTGGTGAGTAACACTATTTTACCCCAAACTCTATTGTTGGCGGTCAATACAATGATTGTCATTGCCCTGGTGCTATCGGTTGTGATCATCAGTCCAGGAATTGCTATTGGGACAGCAGTAACCCTGGGGGTCAGTTACTGGATTTTGCTAGAAGTGAGCAAACACACTTTAGCTAATAATAGCCATACTATTACCAGTCAGAACCGATTTTTGATTAAGTATCTGCAAGAGGGTTTAGGGGGAATCAGAGATGTAATTCTGGAAAGGAACCAAGGCATATTCGTCAATAGCTATGGTCAGGTAGATAGACCACTGCGGTTGGCAAGTGCCAATAATGTTTTAATCAGCTCAGTACCTCGTTATGTTATTGAACCTATAGCCATGGTGGCAATCTGTACCATTGCCGTGGTCATGGCATATCAGCAGGAGCAATTAGCTAGAGTAGTTCCCATTTTAGGGGCTTTAGCTTTAGCTGCCAACCGCCTCTTACCAGCTTTACAGGGATGCTTTGGTTCAATTGCATCCCTGCGGGGGAACCAAGTATCTCTGCAAAAGGTTTTAGAGAAGTTGGCCATGCCCGTGGATATGTTGCCCATCCCCCAGGGAATGGGAAAGCCTTTAAATCAGAGCTTACAGTTACGGAATATCTGGTTTCGTTATAGTCCATCCACACCTTGGGTATTACGGGATTTGTGTTTGGAGATTAAAGCCAATACCACCGTGGGTTTTATCGGTACCACTGGTAGTGGTAAAAGTACCACAGCAGACCTGATTCTGGGGTTATTACAGCCAGAAAAGGGAGAGATTTTAGTAGATGGGGAACCCCTAGAAGGAGAAAGATTAGCCAATTGGCAACGCACTATTGCCCATGTACCTCAAAGTATTTTTCTCAGTGATGCTACCATAGCGGAAAATATTGCCTTTGGTGTACCCCTGGGTGAAATAGATATGGAGCGAGTGCAGGAAGCAGCAAGACTAGCTCAAATTGCGGATTTTATAGAAGGTCGAGAGGGAGGATATGAAGAAATTGTGGGTGAGCGGGGTATTCGGTTATCTGGTGGTCAGCGTCAACGAATTGGCATTGCCAGGGCATTGTATAAACGAGCTTCTGTAATTGTTTTGGATGAGGCCACCAGCGCCCTAGATAATACCACAGAAAAGGAAGTGATGGCAGCAATTGAGGGGTTAAGTCATCGGTTAACTGTGATTTTGATTGCTCATCGATTGAGTACGCTGGAAAAATGCGATCGCATTTTTCAGTTGGATCAGGGACAGGTTTGTCAAGAAGGCGATCGCCATGGTGATTCGCCAACTAACTCGGCGACTGGGGGAGTTGTCGGAGCAACGGGTGGGACAGATCCGGCAATTGTCAGTACCTCAATTAGAAGCACTGGCTGA
- a CDS encoding DUF2442 domain-containing protein: MRLSLEKLIQTRERYWRLKSPRYFRQAQIDTLGGICWPEGEDLAPDGLERYLIIDTTNSHIP, translated from the coding sequence ATGAGGCTTTCCCTGGAAAAATTAATTCAAACCCGAGAGCGTTACTGGCGTCTAAAGAGTCCTCGTTATTTTCGTCAGGCTCAGATAGATACACTAGGGGGGATTTGCTGGCCTGAAGGGGAAGATTTGGCACCGGATGGATTGGAACGGTATCTGATAATAGATACAACAAACTCACATATACCATAA
- a CDS encoding DUF29 domain-containing protein, with product MQIIDYEADFYAWASQQAELLRQRQASFLDWMNLAEEIEAMGRSEKRQLATRLEVLIMHLLKWHYQPNLRSQSWQLTIQEQRLRLGKLLQENPVRNM from the coding sequence ATGCAGATTATCGATTATGAAGCCGACTTTTATGCTTGGGCAAGCCAGCAGGCAGAACTTCTGCGACAACGGCAAGCGAGTTTCTTAGACTGGATGAATCTCGCTGAAGAAATCGAAGCAATGGGTCGTTCAGAAAAACGCCAGCTTGCCACTCGCCTGGAGGTGCTCATCATGCATCTGCTAAAGTGGCACTATCAGCCCAATCTCAGATCTCAGAGTTGGCAGTTGACCATCCAAGAACAACGCCTGCGGTTAGGCAAGCTTTTGCAAGAAAACCCGGTGCGTAATATGTGA
- a CDS encoding DUF4351 domain-containing protein — MVKKSDIGGKRLIGLSPQAWGRWVTGDKTIKVQEIINSELQWIERESDVLLKAHSPECGDFILLNELQLRHDAKMPRRMRAYAALVEEKYGLLVYPVVVNILQPGPTEIIRNRYESEIMGCRAYQDYRVINLWEIEAETVFEQNLSSLLPFVPILKGGNSEVNLRQALLNLRKNQVLGDLEPLLSFFASFVFDIPLVQQMMRWDMTVLRESPWYNEILKEGLQEGLQEGLQKGRQEGLQEGELRGEQRGRQEGRQEGQRKIILLLLNHKFDGIESPVVERINRLSLEQLEAMGESLLDFRQISDLEAWLKDAEKSNDLKPQVDIQNGNQLDV, encoded by the coding sequence ATGGTAAAAAAATCAGATATTGGCGGTAAACGTTTAATTGGACTTAGTCCACAAGCTTGGGGGCGTTGGGTCACGGGGGATAAAACGATCAAAGTTCAGGAAATTATTAACAGTGAACTTCAATGGATCGAGCGGGAAAGTGATGTTTTGCTCAAGGCCCATAGTCCTGAGTGTGGCGATTTTATTCTACTGAATGAGCTACAACTGCGCCATGATGCTAAGATGCCCCGAAGAATGCGAGCTTATGCTGCTCTAGTAGAGGAAAAGTATGGGCTACTAGTCTATCCAGTGGTCGTCAATATTCTTCAACCTGGGCCGACGGAGATAATTCGCAACCGTTATGAGTCCGAAATTATGGGTTGTAGGGCCTATCAGGACTATCGGGTGATTAATTTGTGGGAGATTGAGGCGGAGACGGTGTTTGAGCAAAATCTGTCTTCCTTGCTACCGTTTGTCCCAATTTTGAAGGGGGGTAATAGTGAGGTAAATCTGCGTCAGGCTCTACTCAATCTTCGCAAGAATCAAGTGTTGGGGGATTTGGAGCCGTTGTTGTCTTTTTTTGCTAGCTTTGTATTTGATATCCCTTTAGTACAACAAATGATGAGGTGGGACATGACGGTATTACGTGAATCGCCCTGGTACAACGAAATTCTTAAGGAAGGTCTTCAGGAAGGTCTTCAGGAAGGTCTTCAGAAAGGTCGTCAGGAAGGTCTTCAGGAAGGCGAACTTCGAGGAGAACAACGTGGAAGACAAGAAGGAAGACAAGAAGGACAGCGAAAGATAATATTACTGTTGCTGAATCACAAGTTTGATGGAATCGAGTCACCTGTGGTGGAAAGGATAAACAGACTATCACTAGAGCAATTAGAAGCAATGGGTGAATCTTTACTGGATTTTAGACAGATTTCTGATTTAGAAGCGTGGTTAAAAGACGCAGAAAAATCCAATGATCTAAAACCACAAGTTGATATCCAAAATGGCAATCAACTGGATGTGTAA
- a CDS encoding DUF4351 domain-containing protein: protein MLKAHSPECGDFILLNELQLRHDAKMPRRMRAYAALVEEKYGLLVYPVVVNILQPGPTEIIPSHYESEIMGCRAYQDYRVINLWEIEAETVFEQNLSSLLPFVPILKGGNSEVNLRQALLSLHKNEVLGDLEPLLSFLASFVFDIPLVQQMMRWDMTVLRESPWYNEILKEGLQEGLQKGLQEGELRGEQRGRQEGRQEGQQKIILLLLNHKFDGIELPVVERINRLSLEQLEALGESLLDFKQISDLEAWLKDAEKSNDLKPQVDIQNGNQLDV from the coding sequence TTGCTCAAGGCCCATAGTCCTGAGTGTGGCGATTTTATTCTACTGAATGAGCTACAACTGCGCCATGATGCTAAGATGCCCCGAAGAATGCGAGCTTATGCTGCTCTAGTAGAGGAAAAGTATGGGCTACTAGTCTATCCAGTGGTCGTCAATATTCTTCAACCTGGGCCGACGGAGATAATTCCCAGCCATTATGAGTCGGAAATTATGGGCTGTAGGGCCTATCAGGACTATCGGGTGATTAATTTGTGGGAGATTGAGGCGGAGACGGTGTTTGAGCAAAATCTGTCTTCCTTGCTACCGTTTGTCCCAATTTTGAAGGGGGGTAATAGTGAGGTAAATCTCCGTCAGGCTCTACTCAGTCTTCACAAGAATGAAGTGTTGGGGGATTTGGAGCCGTTGTTGTCTTTTCTTGCTAGCTTTGTATTTGATATCCCTTTAGTGCAACAAATGATGAGGTGGGACATGACGGTATTACGTGAATCGCCCTGGTACAACGAAATTCTTAAGGAAGGTCTTCAGGAAGGTCTTCAGAAAGGTCTTCAGGAAGGCGAACTTCGAGGAGAACAACGTGGAAGACAAGAAGGAAGACAAGAAGGACAGCAAAAGATAATATTACTGTTGCTGAATCACAAGTTTGATGGAATTGAGTTACCTGTGGTGGAAAGGATAAACAGACTATCATTAGAGCAATTAGAAGCACTGGGTGAATCTTTACTGGATTTTAAACAGATTTCTGATTTAGAAGCATGGTTAAAAGACGCAGAAAAATCCAATGATCTAAAACCACAAGTTGATATCCAAAATGGCAATCAACTGGATGTGTAA